One window from the genome of Salvia miltiorrhiza cultivar Shanhuang (shh) chromosome 7, IMPLAD_Smil_shh, whole genome shotgun sequence encodes:
- the LOC130994711 gene encoding tubulin beta-9 chain, with translation MREILHIQGGQCGNQIGAKFWEVVCTEHGIDSTGRYHGDSDLQLERVNVYYNEASCGRFVPRAVLMDLEPGTMDSVRSGPFGQIFRPDNFVFGQSGAGNNWAKGHYTEGAELIDSVLDVVRKEAENCDCLQGFQVCHSLGGGTGSGMGTLLISKIREEYPDRMMLTFSVFPSPKVSDTVVEPYNATLSVHQLVENADECMVLDNEALYDICFRTLKLTTPSFGDLNHLISATMSGVTCCLRFPGQLNSDLRKLAVNLIPFPRLHFFMVGFAPLTSRGSQQYRALTVPELTQQMWDAKNMMCAADPRHGRYLTASAVFRGKMSTKEVDEQMINVQNKNSSYFVEWIPNNVKSTVCDIPPTGLKMASTFIGNSTSIQEMFRRVSEQFTAMFRRKAFLHWYTGEGMDEMEFTEAESNMNDLVAEYQQYQDATADEEYEEEDEYQDEEA, from the exons ATGCGTGAAATCCTCCACATCCAGGGCGGCCAGTGCGGGAATCAGATCGGAGCAAAGTTTTGGGAAGTGGTATGCACGGAACACGGAATCGACTCCACCGGTCGCTACCACGGCGACTCCGATTTGCAGCTTGAGCGCGTCAATGTCTACTACAATGAAGCCAGCTGCGGCCGATTTGTTCCCCGCGCCGTGCTCATGGATCTCGAGCCGGGAACCATGGACAGCGTCCGCTCGGGTCCTTTCGGTCAGATCTTCCGCCCCGACAACTTCGTCTTCGGGCAGTCCGGGGCAGGGAACAACTGGGCGAAAGGGCACTACACGGAGGGAGCTGAGCTCATCGACTCCGTGCTCGATGTGGTCAGGAAGGAAGCCGAAAATTGCGATTGCCTCCAGG GATTTCAAGTATGCCACTCTTTGGGAGGTGGCACAGGGTCTGGGATGGGAACCCTCCTGATATCCAAGATAAGGGAAGAATACCCTGATCGAATGATGCTAACGTTCTCTGTCTTCCCATCTCCAAAGGTGTCGGACACAGTTGTGGAGCCCTATAATGCTACCCTTTCAGTCCACCAGCTTGTTGAGAATGCTGATGAGTGTATGGTCCTTGACAATGAGGCTCTTTACGACATTTGCTTCCGAACTCTCAAGCTGACAACTCCCAGCT TTGGAGACTTGAACCATTTGATATCTGCTACCATGAGTGGTGTCACTTGCTGCCTTCGCTTCCCTGGGCAGCTCAACTCGGACCTTCGGAAGTTGGCAGTGAATCTCATCCCATTCCCACGGCTTCACTTCTTCATGGTTGGCTTTGCCCCACTTACGTCTCGTGGGTCACAGCAATACCGCGCTCTTACTGTCCCTGAACTGACCCAGCAAATGTGGGATGCCAAAAACATGATGTGTGCTGCTGATCCCCGGCATGGACGATACCTCACtgcatcagctgtcttccgtgGCAAGATGAGCACCAAGGAGGTGGACGAGCAGATGATCAACGTACAGAACAAGAATTCATCCTACTTCGTTGAGTGGATCCCGAACAACGTGAAGTCCACTGTTTGTGACATTCCACCCACCGGCTTGAAGATGGCGTCTACATTCATTGGCAACTCGACATCGATTCAGGAGATGTTCAGGAGAGTCAGCGAGCAGTTCACTGCTATGTTCAGGAGGAAGGCTTTCCTTCATTGGTACACCGGCGAGGGAATGGATGAAATGGAGTTCACAGAAGCCGAAAGCAACATGAATGATTTGGTTGCAGAGTACCAGCAGTATCAAGACGCCACAGCTGATGAGGAATACGAAGAAGAAGACGAGTATCAAGATGAGGAAGCCTAA